A region from the Aegilops tauschii subsp. strangulata cultivar AL8/78 chromosome 5, Aet v6.0, whole genome shotgun sequence genome encodes:
- the LOC120965371 gene encoding uncharacterized protein, whose product MFVFTRQPWSMGSDNLLIEFMDPEDHNKDIQDYKFDTIFVTVRIYGVPPRFRSQQLLQKLLGTLGQVSEFHPFSQAMLYAKSDYMWGTIKIAVASPVRDKIWVSFPTNLAGWVYLFYERIGRICTFCGVMFHTVQHCPTRNNLLISRQRLHIELDQIPSERLGQWMNNAELIPMQSAIATQEHEAVFSTFLNPQLIRLQKQSMEDVKGKANVPTEEECAEVVPKELSLRKINMQIQMMQQGNSSKDAGQQQVQERVSASHLLRSTVHGQSGEHSSLPPATLPTAVNSETGIGRCINAGDRAHLPTSLSVPALSGDANQSGPLSQFLMNPPYAPGQEL is encoded by the coding sequence ATGTTTGTGTTTACGCGTCAGCCTTGGAGTATGGGTTCAGATAATCTGTTGATTGAGTTCATGGATCCGGAGGACCATAACAAAGATATTCAGGATTATAAATTTGATACTATCTTTGTTACGGTCCGGATCTACGGTGTTCCTCCTCGCTTCCGTTCACAACAGCTCTTGCAAAAGCTTCTGGGTACTTTGGGTCAAGTTTCAGAGTTTCATCCTTTTAGTCAGGCCATGCTTTATGCTAAATCAGATTATATGTGGGGAACTATAAAGATAGCAGTAGCTAGTCCAGTTCGAGACAAAATATGGGTTTCATTTCCTACAAATTTGGCAGGTTGGGTCTATCTCTTCTATGAAAGAATTGGTCGCATTTGCACCTTCTGTGGAGTGATGTTCCATACTGTTCAGCACTGCCCTACTAGAAATAATCTGCTCATTTCTAGGCAAAGGTTGCATATTGAATTAGATCAAATTCCTTCAGAAAGGTTGGGACAATGGATGAATAACGCGGAGCTTATCCCAATGCAGTCTGCTATTGCTACACAGGAACATGAAGCGGTCTtctcaacttttctgaatcctcAGTTGATCAGATTACAGAAGCAGTCTATGGAAGATGTTAAGGGTAAAGCTAATGTTCCTACTGAAGAAGAGTGCGCAGAAGTTGTTCCTAAAGAGTTGTCTTTAAGGAAAATTAACATGCAAATCCAGATGATGCAGCAGGGAAACTCCTCCAAAGATGCAGGTCAGCAGCAGGTTCAGGAAAGAGTTTCTGCATCTCACCTCCTTCGGAGTACTGTTCATGGTCAAAGTGGTGAGCACAGTTCTTTACCACCGGCTACCTTACCCACTGCAGTTAATTCTGAGACAGGGATAGGGCGGTGCATTAACGCGGGAGACAGAGCTCACCTGCCAACCTCTTTGTCTGTCCCAGCTCTCTCGGGTGATGCAAATCAGTCAGGCCCACTGTCTCAGTTTCTGATGAATCCCCCGTACGCTCCTGGACAAGAGTTATAG